The Geotrypetes seraphini chromosome 8, aGeoSer1.1, whole genome shotgun sequence genome includes a region encoding these proteins:
- the PRR22 gene encoding proline-rich protein 22 isoform X1, whose product MQHNISPSLQSFGLPETPVLIGQSHEYLHPSQEKTDFKNHPAGLQMAPCGCFFDPRIYRIEWAPDDFPQSPVFKVMGGPGMPQNANVPDSQRFMKTPGQPVSYSSFQTAPGNSQHVLSTFSQESPPLLTEQIHFAPASLHDAQGVKILNLQKQGVMLTKEIKVPQLVITIPGLKHDGHILSTNVYNNLERLHQDPIHQANLDLNHQSQELQKDECYQDKRRVPTHNDTTSKIVLNTQAPTVCNRSLSSPPSGPQDNREQNDPLKDNNIQLEICQTLDVQTSLGLPEEVLLEDAMKMFDCIPGGRDMGSFRNHSTIIPQFKGGKDDQGLEMSRSMMGNSLPYKAPLCDINSLNLPGELLSPDYSSPDISETVAGVDYFYDFLESNEDLNWEERMTGQPSTSTLGHEFVSQQLSGKQMLGTISVKTGQLPLNNLKKRSTPGNSQTCIREQLEI is encoded by the exons GGCAGTCACATGAATATCTCCATCCCAGTCAAGAGAAAACAGATTTCAAGAACCATCCTGCAG GCCTTCAAATGGCTCCCTGTGGATGTTTTTTTGATCCAAGAATATACCGTATAGAATGGGCACCAGATGATTTTCCTCAATCTCCGGTCTTCAAAGTCATGGGTGGACCAGGCATGCCACAGAATGCTAATGTTCCAGATTCCCAAAGATTCATGAAGACTCCTGGACAACCTGTCTCTTACTCATCTTTTCAAACAGCTCCAGGCAATTCCCAGCATGTGCTTTCCACTTTTAGTCAAGAGAGCCCTCCTCTTCTGACTGAGCAAATTCATTTTGCCCCAGCCTCACTTCATGATGCTCAAGGTGTGAAGATTCTGAATTTACAGAAACAAGGTGTAATGCTGACAAAGGAAATCAAGGTTCCCCAGCTGGTTATAACGATCCCTGGTTTAAAACATGATGGGCATATTCTCTCAACTAATGTGTACAATAATCTTGAGAGGCTGCATCAAGACCCCATTCATCAAGCTAACCTAGACTTGAACCACCAATCCCAAGAGCTCCAAAAAGATGAGTGCTACCAAGATAAAAGAAGAGTACCAACACATAATGATACAACATCTAAAATTGTTCTTAACACTCAGGCCCCTACAGTATGCAATAGATCACTGAGCAGCCCACCCAGTGGTCCACAAGATAACAGAGAGCAGAATGATCCTTTGAAGGACAATAATATTCAACTGGAAATATGCCAGACTCTTGATGTACAAACTTCTCTTggtctgcctgaagaagttctACTGGAAGATGCTATGAAGATGTTTGACTGCATTCCAGGTGGTAGAGATATGGGaagtttcagaaatcattccACCATTATCCCACAATTCAAAGGTGGCAAAGATGATCAAGGACTAGAAATGAGCAGGTCAATGATGGGCAACTCATTACCATATAAAGCTCCATTATGTGATATAAATTCACTCAATCTGCCAGGTGAGCTCCTTTCTCCTGACTACTCTAGTCCTGACATTTCAGAGACAGTTGCTGGTGTGGATTATTTCTATGATTTCCTGGAATCCAATGAGGACCTTAACTGGGAGGAAAGAATGACTGGCCAACCCTCAACGAGCACCTTAGGGCATGAATTTGTAAGCCAACAGCTATCAGGGAAACAGATGTTGGGTACCATTTCAGTCAAGACTGGCCAGCTTCCACTGAACAACCTGAAGAAAAGGTCAACACCAGGCAACAGTCAGACCTGCATCCGGGAACAATTGGAAATCTGA
- the PRR22 gene encoding proline-rich protein 22 isoform X2 → MAPCGCFFDPRIYRIEWAPDDFPQSPVFKVMGGPGMPQNANVPDSQRFMKTPGQPVSYSSFQTAPGNSQHVLSTFSQESPPLLTEQIHFAPASLHDAQGVKILNLQKQGVMLTKEIKVPQLVITIPGLKHDGHILSTNVYNNLERLHQDPIHQANLDLNHQSQELQKDECYQDKRRVPTHNDTTSKIVLNTQAPTVCNRSLSSPPSGPQDNREQNDPLKDNNIQLEICQTLDVQTSLGLPEEVLLEDAMKMFDCIPGGRDMGSFRNHSTIIPQFKGGKDDQGLEMSRSMMGNSLPYKAPLCDINSLNLPGELLSPDYSSPDISETVAGVDYFYDFLESNEDLNWEERMTGQPSTSTLGHEFVSQQLSGKQMLGTISVKTGQLPLNNLKKRSTPGNSQTCIREQLEI, encoded by the coding sequence ATGGCTCCCTGTGGATGTTTTTTTGATCCAAGAATATACCGTATAGAATGGGCACCAGATGATTTTCCTCAATCTCCGGTCTTCAAAGTCATGGGTGGACCAGGCATGCCACAGAATGCTAATGTTCCAGATTCCCAAAGATTCATGAAGACTCCTGGACAACCTGTCTCTTACTCATCTTTTCAAACAGCTCCAGGCAATTCCCAGCATGTGCTTTCCACTTTTAGTCAAGAGAGCCCTCCTCTTCTGACTGAGCAAATTCATTTTGCCCCAGCCTCACTTCATGATGCTCAAGGTGTGAAGATTCTGAATTTACAGAAACAAGGTGTAATGCTGACAAAGGAAATCAAGGTTCCCCAGCTGGTTATAACGATCCCTGGTTTAAAACATGATGGGCATATTCTCTCAACTAATGTGTACAATAATCTTGAGAGGCTGCATCAAGACCCCATTCATCAAGCTAACCTAGACTTGAACCACCAATCCCAAGAGCTCCAAAAAGATGAGTGCTACCAAGATAAAAGAAGAGTACCAACACATAATGATACAACATCTAAAATTGTTCTTAACACTCAGGCCCCTACAGTATGCAATAGATCACTGAGCAGCCCACCCAGTGGTCCACAAGATAACAGAGAGCAGAATGATCCTTTGAAGGACAATAATATTCAACTGGAAATATGCCAGACTCTTGATGTACAAACTTCTCTTggtctgcctgaagaagttctACTGGAAGATGCTATGAAGATGTTTGACTGCATTCCAGGTGGTAGAGATATGGGaagtttcagaaatcattccACCATTATCCCACAATTCAAAGGTGGCAAAGATGATCAAGGACTAGAAATGAGCAGGTCAATGATGGGCAACTCATTACCATATAAAGCTCCATTATGTGATATAAATTCACTCAATCTGCCAGGTGAGCTCCTTTCTCCTGACTACTCTAGTCCTGACATTTCAGAGACAGTTGCTGGTGTGGATTATTTCTATGATTTCCTGGAATCCAATGAGGACCTTAACTGGGAGGAAAGAATGACTGGCCAACCCTCAACGAGCACCTTAGGGCATGAATTTGTAAGCCAACAGCTATCAGGGAAACAGATGTTGGGTACCATTTCAGTCAAGACTGGCCAGCTTCCACTGAACAACCTGAAGAAAAGGTCAACACCAGGCAACAGTCAGACCTGCATCCGGGAACAATTGGAAATCTGA